The region GATTTCAGATGAGAAGCCCAGTCTATGGCTTATATATGATGTAGTACCTTTCATATTCTACAAGAGGTAAAGCTTTACATCCCATATGAATTTCTCTCCCTTGACTACATGGATTCTCAGAGCTTCAGCTGATCTGCAAGTTTAGTGGGTAGGAGAAAGCAATTTGCAGTTACTGTGCAACTGTTTCAGAGTCACAGAAGGATGAAAGCAGAGCACTGTTTTTGCACATCACTTCTTACGGAAGCATTGAAACAATGACCTAGGACGATGTATTAAACACACGTATAGAATACATCCAATTTCCTAACCAAAGGTATTCAACAAATAAAATCCACCATCTGACTGTGGCAAACAGAGACAAGTAATTACGTGCTAGGAATGAAAGGGGAAACAGcaagggaaaacagaaggaacTTTCTCTGAACTCTGGAGTAAGTAGCTTCACCACGATGCAGGGAATTCAATTATACAAAACTTAATATGTTTAAAAAGACATctgcattctttttcttaattcattCTCATAAGAACAGAGTGTTCTTATGTAGCATAACATCTGATTAGTGAGCTGGCTCCTATACTTATTTCGCTAAGATTTATATGATCATCTGCCCACTGGAGACAAGAGGGAATTATAATTGTTTATAATTATTTAACTTCTGATGTAACCCACCCTACCTTTCCCTCCCAGATTACTTTTGATTGCATGCAACACTTaatcagtgttttttgttgttgttgttattttgttgtttttttttttttttaagcttagcAACCTGTTAGAGGACATACCAGCCTGCTAGATACTCTGTTCATCATTATTCTCTCTGGCAAGTCCATGGTGTTCGCAATGGCCAAGATGATTAACTTTGAGTGCTTTTGAGTTGGCCAGTCAAATAAGTTGTACATCACATTCTGCTTTCGGGTCCACAGAAGATCGAGCTGTAAAAAACAATGTCTTTGTGCTTACAATACAAGCGACAATGAGGTTGGAGAGTTAGTTTGCCACAAAACACTCCTTTCATGATACTGAACAAGGTGTCTCTGTTGTGTTTCCTTGCTAATCTTTTAACagtactgcattttttttaactagagCTCAAATCTCTCTTTAGAAAGTAGTCATCACAAAATTAAGCTGCAATTTTAAACACTAATGTGATATTAATATTACATCCAAGGTTTAACCACCTAACCATGCGAAGATCTGAatcatagtaaaaaaaaaaaacacgtttATTACTGAACATAATAAATTCAAAGTTTCAAAACTAGATTTTTCATTGTGAATTTTCTCTCCAGAGAAAGATGCAGCTTCCAGATAAAATGTATACTCTAAACAGTTCAGTTCCGTGCTATTTAGGAGTCGACATTATTCATTATGCCATAAACCATAAAACCAACATGAAAACGAAGGCAGAGAATTTTGACAACAGGAGAGTCATCTATTTACATCCAGTCTCCTAATGAGACTAAGAGGAATTATTTGAGTGCCCTCGCTCCAAGGGTTTCTCCTTTAGATCATATATGATATACTTCAAGCACATACACTGTGTTTTTCCATTCtctaaaaactttttttttttttttactaatacTTTAGGAAAGATTTAAGATAGAGAATGAAGGATTCCTTGTCTCACCTCATCCACTACCAGCACTGTGGTCTTCCTCTTTGGTCCAGGTGTGCAGAACAAGTTTgccaacagcactgcagcatgagTTGCTGTCACCTTCTGACCTGTTAGTAACTGGACAAGAATTAAATTATACTGCAGGTTAATCACACCAAAACTCTGGAAATAGGGAGTTTAACCCTTTGTCAGTTTTAACTTTCAGAAGTATTGATTGTTAGTTCTCTTGAATCCCATAAAATCCTGAGGATCtgaatttcctcttctttcaaaggagagcagctgaggaagcTTTTCTCACCTCTAGAATCTGTACATAAGCTTGGTGAGGATCAGTAAGCTTCATGCCGTTGATCTCTATGAACTGGAATGATGGTAGGTCATCATCTTCTGTAGCTCGCTGAAGACAGCGAATCACTTCATGAACAGTTGCAGTTTTACCTGTCCCAGGCACTCCAGAAATATACATGCACCTACAAGACAGAACACCTTTTTAGCAGTCTGAGCATAAGGGTAACACTCTTAGTACCAAGAAATTGGAGTTCCTGGGCTCTGACACTGCCTTGGATACCCTTCCCCTCTCTGCCACTTCAGGTAATTCCCTACATTCAGTTACTTTATTGCAAACTAGGACATGTTATACAGTAGAATATaaggtttctgttttcttaattattaaAGTAACAATCTAAAGTACTTTAGAAATTCTAATTTTgctttgtgaaaaaaatattttctcagacATCTAAAACTGACTAGGTACTTCTGCCTTAAATTTGAATTTGTACAATAAAGGAATTCATGTTATTTATATGCACAAcctcttaaggaaaaaaaaaaaacatgctggaAAATTCAACTAGGATCTTTCCTTCAGTCAAACAAGGATAGCCTTTTAGATAAAAGCAGTCTTGATTGACTGTCATTGCACCATAGGTATATGTGATCTCAGTTACACAGCCTCACCAATGAACTCACCCTCCTGTACCATCAATAAGTTTGCTTTCCACAAAGTTATAGATATCCTGGAATTCTTCTTCACGGCAGGGCAAAGACTCTGGGACAGCAGAAACGTGCAGCCttttgattaaaacaaacaaacaagtcaAACAAACTGGAGGCCAAAGAGTTCTATTTTCACAAATCTACCTGAAGGGCCTTAAGGGGAAAAACCTGCCCACCTCTCCCCTTCACAGCTGTATGTAGTTTTTTAAATCTGTCTTAGGTACTTCAGGTCTGAACACCAATGTCAAGTATCCAAATGAAACAGTCTAGTCTCTCTAGAGTTTTTAAGCTTTTGAGTTTTAAGATGGCTGAACAATCACCATCATCAAACAGTATTAAATGAGGTATAGTAGGGATAAGAAGTGATAACTAGTAGGAAGGTATTCATTGCACCATTACAATCTACAAGAGaggagctttgctttttttttttttttaattgaatgttACACAGAATAAAGACAGATACCTAACTCTGAAGAATTCAACACTAAGAACTAGTTACAATAACTTGCAACTTTAAAAGTAGTACTGTAGCCACCTGTAATTATGGTATTTATTGTCAATTCATTAATGTTCCTCTGGAATCAAAATATTActcattttcactgaatttatTCAATCGGGTCAAGGTGACGTTACTCTATTTCAGCATTTCCTGCTTTCAGTGAACATTACCTTAATCTGGCTTCTTCCAGTACACTGGTTGGTTTCTGTGCTGCATGGCTGCGCCTGGGAATTTCAGGAGTTGCATTCCGGGGTGTCCTGGGTGTTCCTGGTAAAGgctgtgaagaaaaaattagGACCTCAAACAGATTTGCTACATATAGGAACTTCTACCAGAAACAGATAATTCATATAAGCCTCCAGAACATTAATTACACATAACTTCCTGGAGATGTCAAAGTGCAAGATGAAAGGAGGCATGGTCCTTAAAGAAAGGAATTACCAAATTAAGTCTCAtgatcttttcttccttgagGAGACAAAGAAACCAGCAGGGGAAAAAGCGATACGGACAACTTcacctgaaatattttgaagttcttTACATTCTTCTGTAACCCTGTGTTCCAAAGTGATCTGATTTTCAAGAAACAGCAAACAACTAGAAAGTACTGATCTGTATTTCATTGTCCGAACAAAAAAGCCACCCAGTACCTCATATATTCTTCCTCATTGTGCTTACAAGCTGTAGTTGTGCTAGGATTTCTGTGTTACACTTcacataaaacagaattttaattaGCCCCTCCCAAGGACCCCCACCTCAAGCCCAGTGACTGTGACACTACGAGAAACTGCTGTCCATACTGTCTTTAGCATGGCCATAAACActgcatggcttttcttttgtgttggTAGCCATGAGTAGTGCTGAACCCTACAGCTTTCTGCAACATATGAAGATCACACTGACTAAAGACTATTCAGAAACAGGAGAACTAAAGCGTCTCAGTGTGCAGTgtacaataaaaggaaaaatgctggcCGTAAATGGATACTTAGAGAACAGTAAGAACAAGGCAAGAACAGCCTTAAGTATTTTCACTTCAGAGGAGTCAGTGAACTTGCTGTATCCTCATTCTTTAGTAACTCTCAATGGATCATTCTTGGGTACTTAACCCAGTCTTTTGCTGAACCCACATAAAAAAACTTGTACATTAACAATATTGCTTGCCCAAGAACTGCACAAGTCTAACTACTCACTGAACAATTGACTAATTGCTTTCAGTTTAATCATAATTTCTACCAGGTTTATTTGAGAGCCTGTAGATTATactgggagagaaaaaacagtttctgcTCCACTCTTCCACCACTTGTGACTTCACAGACCTACCCTATCTCCTCCCACCTTGTCTCATGTTAAGATTCACATACTGCTTTCAGTAGTTTCCCATGTAGAAACAAATCCATCATTTCATCATTTCTCCTGCCTTTCTCTGAACCAGCACAGAGCtcgttttttttccttgaaaataggGGTTGAGAAACAACACCATTCAGGTGTTTCAAAAGGTTTCCTCaaatcatcttaaaaaaaaaaaaattaataatctCCTAGGGACTCTTCCCTTGTTAAGCTACCCAGTGACTCACACAAGACTTTAACTTATGTATCACTAGTAGATATCCTGACTCCACAGCCTAAGAACTACTGATTCAGGACATGCTAATTCTTTCTTCCTACCTAATTCTCTCCCCTGTCCTTCCTCAAAGTAAGCCAAGACATTACACCcacataacaaacaaacaagccaacCCAGCACATTCAGCAGTCACTGGTCAGCTCCAGCTTAACCCAACATTTCCTCTGCTTAGGCTGGAGAGTTTTCTGATCAACACTGTTGTAACATAGAGGATAAGCAAGTACTGTATTTTCATGACTTAGTCATACTGAAGATCATACAAATGTTTCATCTAAAGCACAGGGGTTCACATACTTAACTTTGGCATGCAGACAttgagcatttaaaaaaatagggTTAGAAACAATAagaacaactttttaaaatgtcaacAGCTATAAGGAACcttactgttttctttggggTCTTGGCAGGAGTATGAACTGAAGGCTTTCTTGAAGATTTTGGGGTGCTGAACATTCTGCTTGGTTTAGTTTTCTTCTCTGGTGTACAGCTCACATCACTATCTTCTTCCTCACTACTTGAGGAGTAAGAGCCATCTGAGCTAGACAGAaaatcctcttcctcctttgaTTCTAGCATATTTAATAAgctatgagaaagaaatgacataagtttaaaaaaaactacATATGACTCTGCTCACTACAGAGTGtcatttaatacattttcagtttttcctatAAGATGACTGTAATCAGCAAGTCAACTTATTCTCCACTTAAGCCGTTAATTTTCCATAGCTATCTAGCAGACTGTATTAAAGGAAGTCAGCTTAATGTTTCTTAATATAAGACAGTTTTTACTCTCTCTGCAGTCATTTGCACCTTACTTAAGCTATACAAACTCTTGAGGCTTCAAGCTGTCGAAAGCAATCTGAACAAGATACCATGAAAGCAAAAGTTCACCTGATCTGTTCGGCAATGCGAGTGCTTGTCTCCTGTGTACATGTTCTACGAGAACGAGGGGTCACTGCAGGGCTCTGACTACCCAGCTCCTTATGTCCAGTTAAGCTGTAAAGAACACAAAGCTACTTTTATCTGAACCACACTTGTAAagatggagaagagaggaggcCCTTTAAACTTCAGGCTCAATTATTTAGCCTGTAAATccaatgcaaacaaaaatagtTATAAAAATACTATTACTTACACTATGGCATCAACTTCCATATTAAGACTCCTGACTTTCTCATTAGAGTCTTCAAGCTTCCTATAAGGGGACAATCTTAGTGTACCACTTAACACCTCCTGGTCCTCTGCAGTACCAAACACTGACTTCAGCTTATCATTGGCACAAGTTATTTTTGGTGGTGAGCTTAGAACTTCAGtgaatttcacttttcttttaatagctgTTGGTTTTAACAGTTGAGAATCACAGTCATCATCTAGAAGTGCCCAAATATCCTCCTGTTCCAGGAGCTTGCTTTTTGGAGATCTTGTGGGACCTAGGAATTAAAAGCACAACAAACTTTTGTCAGGCTTTAACATGGATGGTTTGAGTTAGAAGTTTCAGAGAAGTCAGTAGTTTCAAAGACATGGTATGACTCAGAGCTGTAATTTAAACGAAACATGATGGCATTAAGCTTTGTGGACAGAAAACTGAATTACTGGAAAGCATGCATTCTCTATGTGAAGACAACAACATAGTAGAAAAGTGAAATATCAGGCTCTAACTATCACCTCCAACTTTAATCAGCTTTCAGTTTGAATATATGGTCCAAATGTGTTCATTCAGTCAATCCAACATAAACCTTATAGTATACCATTAGCcagaaaattaaggaaaaataaggcaGACGTTCTGAGGTCAAGATGGAATCACAATACTACATTCAAAACAACACGTACTGACAAATACGTACTGTTCAACTCTAACTTCTTTCTTGCAGTTGGATTTTTGATGCCATTGGCTACTCTTAGTGAATGCCTCTTCTTAGAAAGGGAAGACTTGGAAGCAGAATGTTTTGATTCTATTTCCATctcaacattttttgtttttgtggcaCTCGAACCAGCCTTCTTGGTCTCTTTTTTTGCAGAGGAAATGATATCCGAAGGAACAAAAGAGTTGAAAGAGTTTGGGATGCCATCTTCTTTCCTGTTAGCTTCATTCAGCTTAGAGAATGTGTGAGGGGACAAAGCCTTAAAGCATTTCCCATCCCAAGACTGTTTCACGcagaagattttttccttttttaatctAGTAGGTAGTTCATCCTTTAGACGTAGTGGTATTacctgaaaaaggagaaaaaaaataccaacacaTGCATACCTTAATACTTACTGTTAATATAGCATTCAACTGTTTTCTATTCACATATCTTACGGTTGGAACTCATGGAACTTCATTATAGGTGGCAATGTCTTCAGCCTACAAAACGGTTAGCACAGTGCTACCCTGCTACAGGCCCTGTTGAACCATGACAGGCCTCCATCACATTACTTCCTTCCATGCAATCCTCTAAGTGGGCTGGCTGCCCATAACCAAAGTCATTTGGGGTTGGAGGAAGGGAGGACTATTGAGTTTTCAACCATCCTACACAACTTCATTAGCAATCAAATACACATTACATGTTCAGCTCAGGAGAAAGTAAAGTAGCcacactgttctgtttttcaaattgtttcagtttcttttttccttctgcacgTAGATGGGCTGCAGTACGTACCAGCACACTGTCAATGATAGTCTCCACAGCTATGTCAGTGTCGTAGCCAGAAACTTTATCAAAAAACACTTcctgggaagaaattcttcttttaagcagtttctgcttatttttaggTATCTCTGAAATATGAGAGAACCACTGTACAACTGCATGCTTCTGCTCAGCACctacaaataaaaaggaaaatgaacactAAGAATTCTCTTGTACCACAAATAGTTCTTACCAGACCTTGGTGACTTCAGCTGAAATACTGCACAAGACACTTTGCATATGTGTACCGAAAGGCAGTGTTCTTCCCTAACttttgatttagaaaaaaaaaagtaaatttagaaaaagaggatgaaaaattTTCTAGATGAATGAGGGAGATAAATCAGCTCAAGATCAAACAAAGTTAAGGACAAAACTAGAACTGACAAACGATGCATAAGTTACTGCTCTCATAGCTCTGGCAAGTAAGTATACAGACAGTTCTGTACCAATTGCAATGTAATTACACTGTAAGACTGACGTTTAAATATGTCAAAGCTGAGCACTCCATTTCATCACTACCTGCAGCTCAAGCAACTAGTACCACGTTAAGGGCACCACAGCTGAAGCACCGACCCAGCAGTGCCACTCATCACCTGATGGAATTGCACACTTCTGATGAACTATGGAGATACCACAGACATGTTGTTCAGTGCTCACTAGACAGATCTGAGGGCACTACAACGCTCGCTGGGAGTGACTTGGATTAATTTAGAGAAAGATTAAACATGCTGGTGCTTCTTTAGCTACACCTGATCCTGTGGAATTTCACTGAGAATTTGAATTCAAagtgcatattttaaaaaataactattACTCAAGTAGTCCGTATGGTTCAGTTAAACAACTAAAGCCTGATCTAAAGAGAGCTGTTTCTAAaaagccttttattttaatacGCCACATAACAAGTACTTAAGTACTTTACTCTGGGAGTCAGTCAGTGTGCACACAAGTAAATTTACAAATGTATGTAGCTATGTAAATGTTAAGAAAATGCCAGCCTTATTTCTTAGAACTCATGCAAGCAGGCACTTGGTTCAGGAGTCCCAGAAAACTCCCATATCCATTCCCTTCTTACACACTGggaaattcaaaagaaaaatgcatagaAATGAGCAACCAAGGATACAAATTCTACATGGACATAAGTGAGAAAGTAGCTGACATGAGATTGTAAGTCTGAATTGATGATGaattgatgtcattgatgagTTGATATCTGAATTGAGACCATCACAGCTTAAGGTGATACCTATGCCAAGTCTCAAATCACAGAATTCATTCAGATCAGCTAATCTTTctcacacagaaggtggtgacatgctggaacaggttgcccaaggaggttgtggttgccccatccctggaggcattcaaggcaagtctggatgcagctctgggcagactggtctggtggttggcgaccctgcacatagcaggggggttgaaactagatggtcattgtggtccttttcaacccaggccgttctatgacAATCTAGCAGTTCACTGTCAGAAATTAAGAGGTTCTGTATTGGCAAGTATGTGATCTAACTGAAGGCAACGACATAAAAGGGGAATTGAGAAGTTTCATAACATTATGGGTAACTTCAgggttattttaaaaataaaccagacaTGTTTGCTCACTGTCTAACGAACCAGAGAATCCTGCTGTGAAATACCAGAGAAGTAAGTCTGAATTAAACAGCATGAGAAGGTTTCTTGTGGATAGAGTTAAAAGATGTTTGGAACATAATACAGTTTTTATGCTCCTATTTATATTTTAAGGTGTTCatcttcaaatgaaaacaaaaccaacatttttAACAACTTTGCCAAAGACACAGAAAACCTTTTCAAGAAAGATTCACAAATTTCAGTCCAGCATGGAAAGAATATTCAGTTATGTTACAATAAAAGCGCATTACAAATATGCATcactctgtatttttgttttgaatgagaAAACCCACAACATACTATCAATGCAGatcaaaagaaacaacagctgTTGAAAGAAATGAGACTTAGCTAATGAATAGTTTCTCACTCAGGCTCTACCATAGCCTTTGTGCCACTGGCCTGCCAGGTCTTATCTTTTCATATCTACCTCTGCTTACAAATAAGTAGTTCTACAAGGGACAGAAGTGATGAGCCCATTTATTCAGCTGTGTATCTTACACTGAAATTGTTGGTGTCTAATAACATGCAAGTCTCAGGGCTACAGTACTCTTATTCCAGTGGGATTCTCCAATATCTAAATAAAGCAAGAGCTCACGTTGCCTTCCTTGAGGACTATTTCTTCTAGAAGTAAACAACTAAGCAAAAGATTGTGCCTTTTAAAGCCTTTCAATTGCATTTAGCTATCCAATTTAGATGAAATCAGCACCAAAAATTTAGAGAGAATGTGCATACAGCAGCAGTGATTACCAAAGTCTAGTTTCCTTAATAACAGAGCAGCAATGCAGTGTTAATGCTAACCACATCCACATGATATAAttatctttaaaacattttaagatcCCTCAGATAGGAGgtgagcttttatttcttaccATCTTCATACAAATCCAGGAGTTGTGCCACAAAAGGTTGATCTGCGTTCTCCCCTTCTACAAGAACAAAGTCACCAAGTTGTAtacatctttcctttctgcttctctctgatTTAATAAGGATCCCTCTAGAAAATGACACAGACAGGTCAGCATCCTTTACAATTCACATGCCGCCAAAGCTGACCTCCTGGCCAACTTAAAACCAGTTATGTCCCCCCCAACAAAGCCTAAAATCAATCTTTCCAATTAAAAATCTTCACTCGTATCTTGAATAGGCAGTTAACACTTATTCACATATATAACTAAATGATTTTGCTCATACACTTTACATTTCAAGAGCTTTACGACAACTCTTTCTGTGGTACACATAGGGCGTCACAACCCATATGACAAAACTACTGCTACTTCGTAATATTCTCACTGCCAAATTAACCTAAGTGATGtcaaaaagacaaagcaag is a window of Gallus gallus isolate bGalGal1 chromosome 8, bGalGal1.mat.broiler.GRCg7b, whole genome shotgun sequence DNA encoding:
- the ORC1 gene encoding origin recognition complex subunit 1 isoform X1, with translation MCFCFSSGIMDTRQQSKIIYSWYGKPTNSDRKLRTLQYKGILIKSERSRKERCIQLGDFVLVEGENADQPFVAQLLDLYEDGAEQKHAVVQWFSHISEIPKNKQKLLKRRISSQEVFFDKVSGYDTDIAVETIIDSVLVIPLRLKDELPTRLKKEKIFCVKQSWDGKCFKALSPHTFSKLNEANRKEDGIPNSFNSFVPSDIISSAKKETKKAGSSATKTKNVEMEIESKHSASKSSLSKKRHSLRVANGIKNPTARKKLELNSPTRSPKSKLLEQEDIWALLDDDCDSQLLKPTAIKRKVKFTEVLSSPPKITCANDKLKSVFGTAEDQEVLSGTLRLSPYRKLEDSNEKVRSLNMEVDAIVLTGHKELGSQSPAVTPRSRRTCTQETSTRIAEQISLLNMLESKEEEDFLSSSDGSYSSSSEEEDSDVSCTPEKKTKPSRMFSTPKSSRKPSVHTPAKTPKKTPLPGTPRTPRNATPEIPRRSHAAQKPTSVLEEARLRLHVSAVPESLPCREEEFQDIYNFVESKLIDGTGGCMYISGVPGTGKTATVHEVIRCLQRATEDDDLPSFQFIEINGMKLTDPHQAYVQILELLTGQKVTATHAAVLLANLFCTPGPKRKTTVLVVDELDLLWTRKQNVMYNLFDWPTQKHSKLIILAIANTMDLPERIMMNRVSSRLGLTRMSFQPYTYKQLQQIISSRLNSVKAFEEDAIQLVSRKVAALSGDARRCLDICRRAAEICEFSSQKSTDEIVRMTHITQAIDEMFSSPYIQAIRNASLHEQIFFKAILAEFRRVGVEEATVQQVYRQHIALCRMEGMQSPTVSDILAICARLGACRLLLLESSSKYLHMRVRLNISQDDVMYALKDD
- the ORC1 gene encoding origin recognition complex subunit 1; the protein is MDTRQQSKIIYSWYGKPTNSDRKLRTLQYKGILIKSERSRKERCIQLGDFVLVEGENADQPFVAQLLDLYEDGAEQKHAVVQWFSHISEIPKNKQKLLKRRISSQEVFFDKVSGYDTDIAVETIIDSVLVIPLRLKDELPTRLKKEKIFCVKQSWDGKCFKALSPHTFSKLNEANRKEDGIPNSFNSFVPSDIISSAKKETKKAGSSATKTKNVEMEIESKHSASKSSLSKKRHSLRVANGIKNPTARKKLELNSPTRSPKSKLLEQEDIWALLDDDCDSQLLKPTAIKRKVKFTEVLSSPPKITCANDKLKSVFGTAEDQEVLSGTLRLSPYRKLEDSNEKVRSLNMEVDAIVLTGHKELGSQSPAVTPRSRRTCTQETSTRIAEQISLLNMLESKEEEDFLSSSDGSYSSSSEEEDSDVSCTPEKKTKPSRMFSTPKSSRKPSVHTPAKTPKKTPLPGTPRTPRNATPEIPRRSHAAQKPTSVLEEARLRLHVSAVPESLPCREEEFQDIYNFVESKLIDGTGGCMYISGVPGTGKTATVHEVIRCLQRATEDDDLPSFQFIEINGMKLTDPHQAYVQILELLTGQKVTATHAAVLLANLFCTPGPKRKTTVLVVDELDLLWTRKQNVMYNLFDWPTQKHSKLIILAIANTMDLPERIMMNRVSSRLGLTRMSFQPYTYKQLQQIISSRLNSVKAFEEDAIQLVSRKVAALSGDARRCLDICRRAAEICEFSSQKSTDEIVRMTHITQAIDEMFSSPYIQAIRNASLHEQIFFKAILAEFRRVGVEEATVQQVYRQHIALCRMEGMQSPTVSDILAICARLGACRLLLLESSSKYLHMRVRLNISQDDVMYALKDD